From a single Couchioplanes caeruleus genomic region:
- a CDS encoding baseplate J/gp47 family protein — translation MSDFGVTRDGFVLKGFDAILGDAMDRARQMWAALGLDPDLTSTSPLRKLLEATAHEDAELWKRLEDYYYSAFVSTATGDALDLLGDDVGLGRRDTFATGTVTLTLTGGLPGRTYLVGEGTILLAPGQSQSYATAAVVALTAAAPVATVAVQAFRRGAAGNVPAGAITAVDPAYRAVYLADFGPADLTVVNQQDLTGGDGREDDDSYRGRQLGISRSLWTAEAVRQNALDVDGVIDVLLADPLGGVDVSQSFFGEFLFSERLFNAERRIGEPYRFDVVVAHDFRWPWTTTGAVPGVFERVSAAIDLVRPAGVHPNVVEADHIDVGVRARIVTEPGQDQAALSTAIREALAAGLGDLRLGGDVLYSRVVRTIVEVAGVVDVQRLHLRRHPPAFGRITLGDVPYLSTAVDAAVGQNLTMGPTELPVLRTDAELHDLELVTP, via the coding sequence ATGAGCGACTTCGGAGTGACCCGGGACGGCTTCGTCCTCAAGGGGTTCGACGCCATCCTGGGCGACGCGATGGACCGCGCCCGGCAGATGTGGGCCGCCCTCGGGCTGGACCCGGACCTCACCTCGACCAGCCCGCTGCGGAAACTGCTCGAGGCCACCGCGCACGAGGACGCCGAGCTGTGGAAACGGCTGGAGGACTACTACTACAGCGCCTTCGTGTCCACCGCGACCGGCGACGCCCTCGATCTGCTCGGCGACGACGTCGGCCTCGGCCGCCGTGACACGTTCGCCACCGGAACCGTGACCCTCACCCTCACCGGTGGGCTGCCCGGACGGACGTACCTGGTCGGCGAAGGGACGATCCTGCTCGCCCCCGGGCAGAGCCAGTCGTACGCGACCGCGGCCGTCGTCGCCCTGACCGCCGCCGCGCCGGTCGCCACGGTGGCCGTGCAGGCCTTCCGCCGCGGCGCCGCGGGCAACGTGCCGGCCGGGGCGATCACGGCCGTCGACCCGGCGTACCGGGCGGTGTATCTGGCCGATTTCGGCCCCGCCGACCTCACCGTCGTCAACCAGCAGGACCTCACCGGGGGCGACGGGCGCGAGGATGACGACAGCTACCGAGGGCGGCAACTCGGCATCTCCCGCTCGCTGTGGACCGCCGAGGCGGTACGGCAGAACGCGCTGGACGTCGACGGCGTGATCGACGTGCTGCTGGCCGACCCGCTCGGCGGCGTCGACGTGTCGCAGAGCTTCTTCGGAGAGTTCCTCTTCTCCGAACGGCTGTTCAACGCGGAACGGCGGATCGGCGAGCCGTACCGGTTCGACGTCGTGGTGGCGCACGACTTCCGCTGGCCCTGGACCACCACCGGGGCGGTACCCGGCGTGTTCGAGCGGGTGTCGGCCGCGATCGACCTCGTCCGGCCGGCCGGCGTGCACCCCAACGTGGTGGAGGCCGACCACATCGACGTCGGCGTCCGCGCCCGGATCGTCACCGAGCCGGGGCAGGACCAGGCGGCGCTGTCCACCGCCATCCGGGAGGCGCTGGCCGCCGGGCTCGGCGACCTGCGGCTGGGCGGTGACGTGCTGTACAGCCGGGTGGTCCGCACCATCGTCGAGGTGGCCGGCGTGGTCGACGTCCAGCGGCTGCACCTGCGCCGGCACCCGCCCGCGTTCGGGCGGATCACCCTGGGCGACGTGCCGTACCTCAGCACAGCCGTGGACGCCGCGGTGGGACAGAACCTCACGATGGGCCCGACCGAGCTGCCGGTCCTCCGCACCGACGCCGAGTTGCACGACCTCGAGCTGGTGACGCCATGA
- a CDS encoding AHH domain-containing protein has translation MTSDGTDSAQQDRALTFPVRLRGASPAEILAGDAWEDAAHAALSRAFAAARRSLPAGEAVGGGVVLHPPEVAGPDLLPHQVAALRALLERAIRRAARQQRLPIAAVAEPPAARKPARGGHMPAKVAKREDVGAPYRIRQKVVFRLTVRRFFEIRKRFGRSDGGATDPVDPMELYFAQLDETVTAVAWLVEARRKYEFPLLSHDVTAAYGATRKPGEYVWSISGWGQLRKAFAEADKDGKIAAAIPDFSRSGFVEAAPGGAGTVVLPGGWVIFVAMVLPTMALGDVVELKPDRTVEVPVSEAGPLVTQQAFAAVTGADWAATVRALPDYKIPVAVTPFTVRRQVHERALVALLRAYRKTPLGLVVPLSDRIPEELGPTLGPFVAALADPAAPAAARKGPVNGSWPARSVGVHLSPELAADLRMRVLRQANAAFIDAQATELRRILRLENGFWSADRKEAFRAYIIGWDRGRRDPALFVLVLDELRDRGDLDAFFTAVGEMWSTDTYLKRLIVRLVVGSPYADDPRMGAVVAGIEALVHSGERGKYDVDKQEIWLLGDSDKIVRAAGDSADDAAGVVAVVDPYYSEASRVHQPKPEILEKLKEPTRKKVSELIGRMVCNPGERMTREELLQKAMQEAAKEMAPLEEKDLVKVTLRRTVRVLRLERRTEGGVPEVYVHYQPVQKIGDNPWVPAGEVIIGSPTAFEAYLTYYHVQHLEEALTIFLLAETVILGGVLIIELGIATGVQLFFFVSVQLAIYRFTTDAEDRTLQGYLTAALKGELDAVGFKGLSLAVKQVVGFGAGFLVTRELVSEVATKWIVFAFRGGLTAAGIGAMEVTYQFADDLLHYSHCSGWSSPGTYWTRFKHGFVAGLVMEFAVVPLLSPALRPALEKASTALEAAGALRSSGLSYGETIAALLKGSREVEAAIARTVEHDSGAVIAKGFRAKLTEILDAVGREYRSRAYQSLLELYGPELTGAAAEGLERLLRTAGQRQIDGLLQRLLAAKAAPAELLRAIGAADDALVKAMSEAGTLTQLSSAPRVLFFLTQDPAVAARILGGPFRYAPAALERFLQRLEPLSADAGRSVIRALTADDPLPAELLLAAARQVGPLDEAALLRLRQLHEAELQRAAAAEVKPPPKPPAETPPPADPVQPPPEKPAEQPADNAADKPAEAPEKPFVIETATLDELLAALEKKGFTRGDLRLFMGANTRLSAPLARRVARLLERFTPAEVRELGEFLSRHRVRLNDRTVDLLDEVPGGKLADTIERMENVQAGKAPHRDEWSESDLAERADVTIHPGAPPPLAQFVETPGSVALRGSMLKAGHPPPPPGYHAHHIIPEREFGPGLDWMRERLRSAGSGINEAENGVFLAGSRATANPELTRLHNSYLHAGPQAEYAYTLTRRLGDLHGQEFIAEVRTIAEEMAEGRFRTLEIPRGWKGKWEPGMSAPVDPKVTPERIEE, from the coding sequence GTGACCAGTGACGGAACGGATTCAGCTCAACAGGATCGCGCGCTCACGTTCCCGGTCCGGCTGCGTGGTGCCAGTCCGGCCGAGATTCTCGCCGGCGACGCCTGGGAGGACGCGGCGCATGCGGCGCTGAGCCGGGCCTTCGCCGCGGCGCGCCGATCCTTGCCGGCCGGTGAGGCCGTCGGCGGTGGGGTGGTGCTGCACCCGCCCGAGGTGGCCGGTCCGGACCTGTTGCCGCATCAGGTGGCCGCGCTGCGCGCCCTGCTCGAGCGGGCGATCCGCCGGGCAGCCCGGCAGCAGCGCCTGCCGATCGCCGCCGTGGCCGAGCCGCCGGCTGCCCGCAAGCCGGCCCGGGGCGGGCATATGCCGGCGAAGGTGGCGAAGCGGGAGGACGTCGGCGCGCCCTACCGGATCCGGCAGAAGGTCGTCTTCCGGCTCACCGTCCGCCGGTTCTTCGAGATCCGCAAGCGGTTCGGCCGCAGCGACGGCGGCGCCACCGATCCGGTGGACCCGATGGAGCTGTACTTCGCGCAGTTGGACGAGACGGTGACGGCCGTCGCCTGGCTGGTCGAGGCTCGGCGCAAGTACGAGTTCCCGTTGCTCAGCCATGATGTCACCGCGGCGTACGGGGCGACCCGCAAACCGGGGGAGTACGTCTGGTCGATCAGCGGCTGGGGACAACTGCGCAAGGCGTTCGCCGAGGCTGACAAGGACGGGAAGATCGCCGCGGCGATACCCGACTTCAGCCGCAGCGGGTTCGTCGAGGCGGCCCCGGGCGGCGCCGGGACGGTCGTGCTCCCCGGCGGCTGGGTGATCTTCGTTGCGATGGTGCTGCCGACCATGGCGCTCGGCGACGTGGTCGAGCTGAAACCGGACCGCACCGTCGAGGTGCCGGTGAGCGAGGCCGGCCCGCTGGTCACCCAGCAGGCCTTCGCCGCGGTGACCGGCGCGGACTGGGCCGCGACCGTACGGGCGTTGCCGGACTACAAGATCCCGGTGGCCGTCACGCCGTTCACGGTCAGGCGCCAGGTCCACGAGCGTGCGCTGGTCGCTCTGCTCAGGGCGTACCGGAAGACTCCGCTGGGTCTGGTCGTGCCGTTGAGCGACCGGATCCCGGAGGAGCTCGGGCCCACGCTCGGGCCGTTCGTCGCGGCACTGGCCGACCCGGCCGCCCCGGCGGCGGCCCGCAAGGGCCCGGTCAACGGTTCCTGGCCGGCGCGTAGCGTGGGCGTGCACCTCAGTCCCGAGCTGGCCGCCGATCTGCGGATGCGGGTGCTGCGCCAGGCGAACGCGGCCTTCATCGACGCGCAGGCCACCGAGCTGCGGCGCATCCTGCGGCTGGAGAACGGGTTCTGGTCGGCCGACCGCAAGGAGGCCTTCCGGGCGTACATCATCGGGTGGGACCGCGGGCGGCGGGATCCGGCGCTGTTCGTGCTCGTGCTCGACGAACTGCGGGACCGCGGCGATCTGGACGCCTTCTTCACGGCGGTGGGCGAGATGTGGTCCACCGACACCTACCTCAAGCGGCTCATCGTGCGGCTGGTCGTGGGCTCCCCGTATGCCGACGACCCCCGGATGGGTGCGGTGGTGGCGGGCATCGAGGCGCTCGTCCACAGCGGTGAGCGTGGTAAGTACGACGTGGACAAGCAGGAGATCTGGCTGCTCGGCGACTCGGACAAGATCGTCCGGGCCGCCGGGGACAGTGCCGACGACGCGGCCGGTGTGGTCGCCGTGGTCGATCCGTACTACTCGGAGGCGTCGCGGGTCCACCAGCCCAAGCCCGAGATCCTGGAGAAGCTCAAGGAGCCCACCCGCAAGAAGGTGAGCGAGCTCATCGGGCGGATGGTCTGCAATCCGGGCGAGCGGATGACCCGCGAGGAATTGCTGCAGAAGGCCATGCAGGAGGCCGCCAAGGAGATGGCGCCGCTGGAGGAGAAGGACCTGGTCAAGGTCACCCTCCGCAGGACGGTGCGGGTGCTGAGGCTGGAACGGCGTACCGAGGGCGGGGTGCCCGAGGTCTATGTCCACTACCAGCCGGTGCAGAAGATCGGCGACAACCCGTGGGTGCCGGCCGGCGAGGTGATCATCGGTTCGCCGACCGCGTTCGAGGCTTATCTGACCTACTACCACGTGCAGCACCTGGAAGAGGCGCTGACCATCTTCCTGCTCGCCGAGACGGTGATCCTCGGCGGGGTGCTGATCATCGAGTTGGGCATCGCGACGGGGGTGCAGCTGTTCTTCTTCGTCAGCGTGCAACTGGCGATCTACCGCTTCACGACCGACGCCGAGGACCGCACGCTGCAGGGGTACCTCACCGCCGCGCTCAAGGGAGAGCTGGACGCGGTCGGGTTCAAGGGCCTGTCGCTCGCCGTCAAGCAGGTGGTCGGCTTCGGGGCCGGTTTCCTGGTGACCCGGGAACTGGTCTCCGAGGTGGCGACCAAGTGGATCGTCTTCGCCTTCCGCGGCGGGCTGACCGCGGCCGGCATCGGTGCCATGGAGGTCACCTACCAGTTCGCCGACGACCTGCTGCACTACTCGCACTGCTCCGGCTGGTCCAGCCCGGGCACCTACTGGACGCGGTTCAAGCACGGTTTCGTGGCCGGGCTGGTGATGGAGTTCGCGGTGGTCCCGCTGCTCTCCCCGGCGCTGCGGCCCGCCCTGGAGAAGGCGTCCACGGCGCTGGAGGCGGCCGGCGCGTTGCGCAGCTCCGGCTTGTCCTACGGCGAGACCATCGCCGCGTTGCTCAAGGGCTCCCGCGAGGTCGAGGCGGCGATCGCCCGGACGGTCGAGCACGACTCGGGTGCCGTCATCGCCAAGGGATTCCGCGCGAAGCTCACCGAGATCCTCGACGCTGTCGGCCGTGAATACCGGTCCCGTGCGTACCAGTCCCTGCTGGAGCTGTACGGCCCGGAGCTGACCGGCGCCGCCGCCGAAGGACTGGAACGACTGCTCCGGACGGCGGGGCAGCGGCAGATAGACGGGCTGCTGCAACGGCTGCTCGCCGCCAAGGCGGCACCGGCGGAACTCCTGCGCGCGATCGGGGCCGCCGACGACGCCCTCGTGAAGGCGATGAGCGAGGCGGGCACCCTGACACAGCTCAGCTCCGCCCCACGGGTCCTGTTCTTCCTCACCCAGGACCCGGCGGTCGCGGCCCGGATCCTCGGCGGGCCGTTCCGGTATGCCCCGGCCGCGCTGGAACGCTTCCTCCAGCGGCTGGAGCCGCTGTCGGCCGACGCCGGACGCAGCGTGATCCGGGCACTCACGGCCGACGACCCCCTGCCGGCCGAGCTGCTGCTCGCCGCGGCCAGGCAGGTCGGCCCGCTCGACGAAGCGGCCCTGCTGCGGCTGCGGCAGCTGCACGAGGCCGAGCTGCAGCGTGCGGCCGCCGCCGAGGTGAAGCCGCCTCCGAAGCCCCCGGCCGAGACGCCGCCGCCCGCCGATCCGGTTCAGCCGCCGCCGGAGAAGCCGGCCGAGCAGCCGGCCGACAACGCCGCCGACAAGCCTGCCGAGGCACCGGAGAAGCCGTTCGTCATCGAGACGGCCACGCTGGACGAACTCCTGGCCGCACTGGAGAAGAAGGGCTTCACCCGCGGCGACCTGCGCCTGTTCATGGGCGCGAACACCAGGCTGTCGGCACCGCTGGCCCGGCGTGTCGCCCGGCTGCTGGAGCGCTTCACGCCCGCCGAGGTCCGCGAGCTCGGCGAGTTCCTCAGCCGGCACCGCGTACGCCTCAACGACCGGACGGTCGACCTGCTCGACGAGGTTCCCGGCGGCAAACTCGCCGACACGATCGAGCGTATGGAGAACGTCCAGGCCGGCAAGGCGCCGCACCGCGACGAGTGGTCCGAGTCCGACCTCGCCGAGCGGGCGGACGTCACCATCCACCCGGGTGCTCCACCGCCGTTGGCCCAGTTCGTCGAGACACCCGGCAGCGTCGCCCTGCGCGGTTCGATGCTGAAGGCCGGGCACCCACCCCCGCCCCCCGGATACCACGCGCACCACATCATCCCGGAACGGGAGTTCGGGCCCGGCCTCGACTGGATGCGCGAACGGCTCAGGAGCGCGGGCAGCGGCATCAACGAGGCCGAGAACGGCGTGTTCCTGGCGGGCAGCCGGGCCACGGCGAACCCGGAACTGACCCGGCTGCACAACTCGTACCTGCACGCCGGGCCCCAGGCGGAGTACGCATACACGCTCACCCGCCGGCTCGGCGACCTGCACGGCCAGGAGTTCATCGCCGAGGTACGCACGATCGCCGAGGAGATGGCCGAGGGCAGGTTCCGGACCCTGGAGATCCCGCGCGGGTGGAAGGGCAAGTGGGAGCCCGGGATGAGCGCGCCCGTCGACCCGAAGGTGACTCCCGAGCGGATCGAGGAATGA
- a CDS encoding helix-turn-helix transcriptional regulator produces MRTAVPLAANGTDVVPVLRRILPCGWVTLVAQDDTTGLRHSCRWPGTDGRGPVGEEDPAGATVLDWLLAHPNQLDPVRLDAALLLPLGADAGWVLTRVRGEFSEAELDAASLIAPGLRLRWRLCAYRPEGLTTRELDVLRLVAAGLTASAVARHCRISARTVHKHLENAYAKLGCHDRITAVLILRDAGLLGGGVVRSA; encoded by the coding sequence ATGCGAACGGCTGTCCCCTTGGCGGCCAACGGCACCGATGTGGTGCCGGTCCTCCGGCGCATCCTGCCGTGCGGGTGGGTCACCCTGGTCGCGCAGGACGACACGACCGGGCTCCGGCACTCCTGCAGGTGGCCGGGGACGGATGGGCGCGGGCCGGTCGGAGAGGAGGACCCGGCCGGCGCAACGGTGCTGGACTGGCTGCTCGCACACCCGAACCAGCTCGACCCGGTCCGGCTCGACGCGGCGCTGCTGCTGCCGCTGGGCGCGGACGCCGGGTGGGTGCTGACCCGGGTACGCGGCGAGTTCTCGGAGGCCGAGCTGGACGCCGCCAGCCTCATCGCACCGGGACTGCGGTTGCGCTGGCGGCTGTGCGCGTACCGTCCCGAGGGCCTGACCACGCGGGAGCTCGACGTCCTGCGCCTGGTGGCGGCCGGGCTGACCGCGAGCGCGGTGGCCCGGCACTGCCGGATCAGCGCGCGGACCGTGCACAAGCATCTGGAGAACGCCTACGCGAAGCTGGGCTGCCACGACCGGATCACGGCGGTGCTGATCCTGCGCGATGCCGGTCTGCTCGGCGGCGGCGTGGTCCGGTCCGCCTGA
- a CDS encoding LamG-like jellyroll fold domain-containing protein: MTLPLSADLESVARGATGRMSRRLTQPFAAGGDVLALPLAPVAGTPAAADVAAYDFTDHQARFGAVPVPSYLLRTLGDLERETRVTVRVSDPALPGGGADVPVVLRAGTLAGESVPVPVPAAATGAARLTRITVARRSGSAFVAAPGPAAEQWALSALLGNLARLLWVLGAERDALRRQIARTAAQRRLDHAAGPTLDLIGADLAVPRFPPLPYPVDDDTIALYHLDDAPGAAVGAEDAVGRFPGRTAHPAVLSGSATPGLPGRYGPALTFAGPGAATVATDPAFDLPATASFTAECFVKPDVSTPDSRILSRRGATGPGWTVEVGGFGRGLARAVRATVADDTRELVLHADLTLAGDRFTHLALVVDRAEASAALWVDGIRRDLADATALGALTAAVPLVIGPGAGGLRAVLDEVRLSRVARVEFAPVLGESDGHYRRRLRIFRRWVLPTPAGLAELLNEAVGTIGGVTDPIVVDDADSAVTRGHTLVRVVPAALGPGESIDATGRRGTTEADLYGDPDDRRIDPALLLRHDDPRVDYGPVTSGDPHLMQPPLAADLDRLLDLVGPVPGRLQVTQAWTPDADDARCAGRGLIVAHPGMHAGTLAARAHEAGFTWVRTQPRDAGVYASCPPGSAVVLVAAPPPAEGAEPAVDVGGTLTLTASPVPPPGAELIWSVATGLGPGRVRLTAGGASATVDGVLPGLTVISVDLLHRGFTSTASVAVHVRPATLDAGATIAADGTLGAGPEVAGAPGDPVDPGLLDTVTDARATYASASARRMQRGVSRRLVALLDGLTGVPGALTVVSALVPVAAGAPLTLAAQGRALTLRHSSLAVGALAARAHAAGFAWVSVSGTTVEIRHAAEDLIEVRGPRTVPEDASIDLEVVPDPSTVSATTRLSWSSGSLEPTPGEAGVTTTSLPQVRLIGQRAGRVWVQAAFREAGANGPYAMQIRLRPTVPAGSTISRDQYDLIMNVVHALHPLGVEVLTRAIRPAVVELAGSPSVDPDYTYPKFRLHRSVSRLRKDAEHG, from the coding sequence ATGACCCTGCCGTTGAGCGCCGACCTGGAATCGGTGGCCCGGGGCGCGACCGGGCGGATGTCGAGGCGGCTGACCCAGCCGTTCGCGGCCGGCGGCGACGTGCTGGCGCTGCCCCTGGCCCCGGTCGCCGGTACGCCCGCCGCCGCCGATGTCGCCGCGTACGACTTCACCGACCATCAGGCCAGGTTCGGTGCCGTACCCGTGCCGTCGTACCTCCTGCGTACCCTCGGCGACCTGGAGCGGGAGACCCGGGTGACGGTACGGGTCTCCGACCCGGCGCTGCCCGGCGGCGGCGCTGACGTGCCGGTCGTGCTGCGGGCCGGGACTCTGGCCGGCGAGTCGGTGCCGGTGCCGGTGCCCGCCGCGGCCACCGGCGCGGCGCGGCTCACCCGGATCACGGTGGCCCGCCGCAGCGGCTCCGCGTTCGTCGCGGCACCCGGCCCGGCCGCGGAGCAGTGGGCGCTCAGCGCGCTGCTCGGCAATCTGGCCCGGCTGCTGTGGGTGCTCGGCGCCGAACGCGACGCGCTGCGCCGGCAGATCGCCCGGACCGCGGCTCAGCGCCGGCTCGACCACGCGGCCGGGCCGACGCTGGACCTGATCGGCGCGGACCTGGCCGTCCCGCGGTTCCCGCCGCTGCCGTACCCGGTCGACGACGACACCATCGCGCTGTACCACCTGGACGACGCGCCCGGAGCGGCGGTCGGCGCAGAGGACGCCGTCGGCCGCTTCCCGGGCCGGACCGCCCACCCCGCCGTCCTGTCCGGCAGCGCGACCCCGGGCCTGCCGGGCCGCTACGGTCCGGCCCTGACCTTCGCCGGACCCGGCGCGGCCACCGTCGCCACCGATCCCGCCTTCGACCTGCCCGCGACGGCGTCGTTCACCGCCGAGTGCTTCGTCAAACCGGACGTGTCCACCCCGGACTCGAGGATCCTGTCCCGCCGGGGCGCCACCGGGCCGGGCTGGACCGTCGAGGTCGGCGGATTCGGCCGGGGACTGGCCCGGGCCGTCCGGGCGACCGTCGCGGACGACACCCGGGAGCTGGTGCTGCACGCCGACCTGACCCTTGCGGGCGACCGGTTCACGCATCTCGCCCTCGTGGTGGACCGGGCCGAGGCGTCGGCGGCGCTGTGGGTGGACGGCATCCGGCGCGACCTCGCCGACGCCACCGCACTGGGCGCGCTCACCGCCGCCGTACCGCTGGTCATCGGCCCCGGGGCCGGGGGGCTGCGCGCGGTGCTCGACGAGGTCCGGCTCAGCCGGGTCGCCCGGGTCGAGTTCGCGCCTGTGCTGGGCGAGAGCGACGGGCACTACCGCCGCCGGCTGCGGATCTTCCGGCGCTGGGTGCTGCCCACCCCGGCCGGGCTGGCCGAGCTGCTCAACGAGGCGGTGGGCACGATCGGCGGGGTCACCGACCCGATCGTCGTGGACGACGCGGACAGCGCGGTGACACGCGGGCACACCCTGGTCCGGGTGGTGCCGGCGGCGCTCGGTCCGGGTGAGAGCATCGACGCCACCGGGCGGCGCGGTACCACCGAGGCCGACCTGTACGGCGATCCCGACGATCGGCGGATCGATCCGGCGCTGCTGCTGCGCCACGACGATCCCCGCGTCGACTACGGCCCGGTCACCTCGGGCGACCCGCATCTGATGCAACCGCCGCTCGCCGCCGACCTGGACCGGCTGCTCGACCTGGTGGGACCGGTGCCCGGACGGCTGCAGGTGACGCAGGCCTGGACGCCGGACGCGGACGACGCCCGTTGCGCCGGACGCGGACTGATCGTCGCCCACCCCGGGATGCACGCGGGCACGCTGGCCGCGCGGGCCCACGAGGCCGGCTTCACCTGGGTCCGCACCCAGCCCCGTGACGCCGGCGTGTACGCCTCCTGCCCGCCCGGTAGCGCGGTGGTCCTCGTCGCCGCACCGCCGCCCGCGGAGGGTGCGGAACCTGCGGTGGACGTGGGGGGCACGCTGACCCTCACCGCGTCCCCGGTCCCCCCGCCGGGCGCCGAGCTGATCTGGTCGGTGGCGACCGGGCTCGGGCCGGGCCGCGTGCGGCTCACGGCCGGCGGCGCATCGGCCACCGTCGACGGTGTCCTGCCCGGCCTGACCGTGATCAGCGTGGACCTGCTGCACCGGGGATTCACCAGCACCGCGTCGGTCGCGGTGCACGTGCGCCCGGCCACGCTGGACGCCGGCGCGACGATCGCCGCCGACGGCACGCTGGGCGCCGGGCCGGAGGTGGCCGGTGCGCCCGGTGACCCGGTGGACCCGGGACTGCTCGACACGGTCACCGACGCCCGGGCCACGTACGCCTCGGCCTCGGCGCGGCGGATGCAGCGCGGGGTGTCCCGCCGGCTCGTGGCGCTGCTGGACGGCCTGACCGGGGTGCCCGGGGCGCTCACCGTGGTGTCCGCACTGGTCCCGGTGGCCGCCGGGGCGCCCCTCACGCTGGCTGCGCAGGGCCGGGCGCTGACCCTGCGGCATTCGAGCCTGGCCGTCGGGGCGCTGGCGGCCCGGGCCCACGCGGCCGGATTCGCGTGGGTCTCGGTGTCCGGTACGACCGTCGAGATCCGGCACGCCGCCGAGGATCTGATCGAGGTCCGCGGCCCGCGCACCGTGCCCGAGGACGCGTCGATCGACCTGGAGGTGGTTCCCGACCCCTCGACGGTGTCCGCGACGACGCGGCTGAGCTGGTCCAGCGGCTCGCTCGAGCCGACGCCGGGCGAGGCCGGCGTGACCACCACCTCGCTGCCGCAGGTACGGCTGATCGGACAGCGGGCGGGCCGGGTGTGGGTGCAGGCGGCGTTCCGGGAAGCCGGCGCCAACGGCCCGTACGCGATGCAGATCCGGCTGCGGCCCACCGTCCCGGCCGGTTCGACGATCAGCCGCGACCAGTACGACTTGATCATGAATGTGGTGCACGCCCTGCATCCGCTCGGCGTCGAGGTGCTGACCCGGGCGATCCGCCCGGCCGTCGTCGAGCTGGCCGGCAGCCCGTCGGTGGACCCGGACTACACGTACCCGAAGTTCCGGCTGCACCGTTCCGTCTCCCGACTCCGAAAGGACGCCGAGCATGGCTGA